In Alicyclobacillus macrosporangiidus CPP55, a single window of DNA contains:
- a CDS encoding peroxiredoxin: MPLVGQPAPDFDMLSTKNMKTLDEHVRLSDYRGKWLVMFFYPADFTFVCPTEIIAMNDRLQEFKDLDAEVLGVSCDSVHSHKAWINTPRSENGLGGLDYPLAADFTKEVARKYDVLVEETGQALRGLFIIDPEGILRYQVVHDMNIGRSVDETLRVLEALQAGGLCPANWKPGDKLLEV; the protein is encoded by the coding sequence ATGCCACTGGTAGGTCAGCCAGCACCTGATTTTGACATGCTGAGCACAAAGAACATGAAGACGTTGGACGAGCATGTCCGCCTGTCCGATTACCGCGGCAAATGGTTGGTCATGTTCTTCTATCCGGCCGACTTCACCTTCGTCTGCCCGACGGAGATCATCGCGATGAATGATCGCCTGCAGGAGTTCAAGGACCTGGATGCGGAAGTCCTCGGCGTCAGCTGCGACTCCGTCCACAGCCACAAGGCGTGGATCAACACGCCGCGATCCGAGAATGGTCTCGGTGGGCTCGATTATCCGCTGGCCGCGGACTTCACCAAGGAGGTCGCGCGCAAGTACGACGTCCTCGTGGAAGAGACTGGGCAAGCCCTTCGCGGCCTGTTCATCATCGATCCGGAGGGTATCCTGCGTTACCAGGTCGTGCACGATATGAACATCGGCCGCAGCGTGGACGAGACCCTGCGGGTGTTGGAGGCGCTTCAGGCGGGCGGGCTGTGCCCGGCCAACTGGAAGCCTGGGGACAAACTGTTGGAGGTTTGA
- a CDS encoding cysteine desulfurase: protein MNAEEIRKDFPILQQEVNGHPLVYLDSAATSQKPRPVIETLRRYYELDNANVHRGVHTLGSRATEAYELAREKVARFIHAPSPEQVVFTRGTTESLNMVAYGYARLKLKEGDEIVLTPAEHHSNLIPWQQVARFTGAKLKYIPLQPDGTIRLEDVRATIGPNTRLVAIAQVSNVLGTIHPIREIAAIAHANGAVLVVDGAQSVPHMPVDVQDLDCDFLAFSGHKMCGPTGIGVLYGKRKLLEEMEPTYFGGEMIDVVELYQATWKEPPWKFEGGTPIIAGAIGLGAAVDYLTAIGMEEIRAHDRQLAEYALEKLSAIPDIEVYGPRQGTDRGGLVTFNLKGVHPHDVSTVLDAEGIAIRAGHHCAQPLMRWLNVAATARASFYLYNTEADIDRLASALQTAKEFFQHAIG from the coding sequence ATGAACGCGGAAGAGATTCGCAAGGATTTTCCCATCCTGCAGCAGGAAGTCAACGGTCATCCGTTGGTCTATCTGGACAGCGCCGCCACGTCCCAGAAGCCGCGGCCGGTCATTGAGACGCTGCGCCGCTACTACGAATTGGACAACGCCAACGTCCACCGGGGCGTGCATACGCTTGGATCGCGCGCCACGGAAGCGTATGAGTTGGCGCGCGAAAAGGTGGCGCGATTCATTCACGCGCCCAGCCCGGAACAGGTGGTGTTCACGCGCGGGACGACCGAGTCGCTGAACATGGTGGCGTACGGGTATGCGCGCCTGAAGCTGAAGGAAGGGGACGAGATCGTCCTCACGCCGGCGGAGCACCACAGCAACCTCATCCCGTGGCAACAGGTGGCGCGCTTCACGGGGGCCAAACTCAAGTACATCCCTCTGCAGCCAGACGGTACCATCCGATTGGAGGATGTGCGGGCGACCATCGGCCCCAACACGCGGTTGGTGGCCATCGCCCAAGTGTCGAATGTGCTGGGGACCATCCACCCCATTCGGGAGATCGCAGCCATCGCTCATGCGAATGGCGCCGTCCTCGTGGTCGACGGGGCCCAGAGTGTTCCGCACATGCCGGTGGATGTGCAGGATTTGGACTGTGACTTTCTGGCCTTCTCCGGACACAAGATGTGCGGCCCGACGGGCATCGGGGTGCTGTACGGCAAGCGGAAGCTGTTGGAGGAGATGGAGCCGACATACTTTGGCGGCGAGATGATTGATGTCGTCGAGCTGTACCAGGCGACGTGGAAGGAGCCGCCCTGGAAGTTCGAGGGCGGTACGCCGATCATCGCCGGCGCCATCGGCCTTGGAGCAGCGGTGGATTACCTGACGGCCATCGGCATGGAGGAGATCCGGGCCCACGACCGTCAATTGGCGGAGTACGCGTTGGAGAAACTGAGTGCCATCCCGGACATCGAGGTCTACGGGCCGCGCCAGGGGACGGATCGCGGCGGCTTGGTGACCTTCAACCTGAAGGGTGTCCACCCCCACGATGTCTCCACGGTGCTGGACGCCGAGGGCATCGCCATCCGGGCGGGCCATCACTGTGCCCAGCCGCTGATGCGCTGGCTGAACGTCGCCGCCACCGCGAGGGCGAGCTTCTATCTGTACAACACGGAGGCGGACATCGATCGGCTCGCCTCGGCGTTGCAGACGGCAAAGGAGTTTTTCCAACATGCAATTGGATGA
- the ald gene encoding alanine dehydrogenase → MIIGVPKELKDNENRVAITPAGVHAFVSAGHEVLIETRAGEGSGFSDASYEDAGARIVPAAADVWNHADMVMKVKEPLPVEYAYFRQDLTLFTYLHLAPEPELTKALMDSGMMAIAYETVQLPDGSLPLLTPMSEVAGRMSIQIGAHFLEKAHGGRGELLGGVPGVPPARVVIVGGGIVGTNAARIALGMGAQVTILDTNVGRLRQLQDIFGNQLRTVMSNAYNLRQELEGCDLLVGAVLIPGARAPKIVTEEMVKGMNPGAVVVDVAIDQGGSVETIDRITTHSNPTYVKHGVVHYAVANIPGAVPRTSTLALTNVTVPYALQLANLGPVSAVRANASLAKGVNVYKGKVTYEAVARSLGLPYTPLEEVL, encoded by the coding sequence GTGATCATTGGGGTTCCGAAAGAGCTCAAGGACAACGAGAACCGAGTGGCCATCACGCCAGCCGGGGTGCACGCCTTCGTCAGCGCTGGCCATGAGGTGCTGATTGAAACGCGCGCTGGCGAGGGCAGCGGCTTCTCGGACGCCTCCTATGAAGACGCGGGCGCGCGCATCGTGCCGGCTGCGGCGGACGTGTGGAATCACGCGGACATGGTGATGAAAGTCAAGGAGCCGTTGCCGGTGGAGTACGCGTATTTCCGGCAGGATCTCACCTTGTTCACGTATCTGCACCTGGCGCCAGAGCCGGAACTGACCAAGGCGCTCATGGACAGCGGCATGATGGCCATCGCGTATGAGACGGTGCAGCTCCCGGACGGCAGCCTGCCCCTCTTGACACCCATGAGCGAGGTGGCGGGGCGCATGTCCATCCAGATCGGTGCACACTTTTTGGAGAAGGCCCATGGCGGGCGTGGTGAGCTTTTGGGCGGAGTGCCGGGCGTGCCGCCAGCCCGGGTGGTGATCGTGGGTGGCGGGATCGTGGGAACGAACGCCGCCCGCATCGCACTGGGCATGGGTGCGCAGGTGACCATTCTCGACACGAACGTCGGCCGCCTTCGCCAGCTGCAGGACATCTTCGGAAACCAGTTGCGGACGGTGATGTCGAATGCCTACAACCTCCGGCAAGAGTTGGAGGGGTGCGACCTGTTGGTCGGGGCGGTGCTCATCCCGGGTGCGCGTGCGCCGAAGATTGTCACGGAAGAGATGGTGAAAGGGATGAATCCGGGGGCGGTCGTGGTCGACGTGGCGATTGACCAAGGGGGGTCCGTGGAGACCATCGACCGCATCACGACGCACAGCAATCCGACCTACGTGAAGCACGGCGTGGTGCATTACGCGGTCGCGAATATTCCAGGTGCGGTGCCGCGGACGTCGACGTTGGCGTTGACCAACGTCACGGTGCCGTACGCGCTGCAGTTGGCCAATCTCGGCCCGGTATCGGCGGTGCGCGCGAACGCCTCGCTGGCCAAAGGCGTTAATGTATACAAGGGCAAAGTCACGTATGAGGCCGTGGCCAGATCCCTGGGCCTTCCGTATACGCCGCTGGAAGAGGTGCTGTGA
- a CDS encoding cupredoxin domain-containing protein, translating to MKWLWLSVAAAAGLAAGCGAASGGQSAAPPPNAVKVNVEASNWKWTLDKTTFKAGQPIDFRVKATEGAHGFSIAGTNINQTVAQGQDPVDVVWTPDKPGTYTIQCDVYCGTGHGTMHTEITVTP from the coding sequence ATGAAGTGGTTGTGGTTGAGCGTGGCCGCGGCCGCCGGACTCGCGGCAGGTTGCGGGGCGGCTTCGGGCGGCCAGAGCGCTGCGCCGCCGCCCAATGCGGTGAAAGTCAACGTGGAAGCGTCCAACTGGAAGTGGACACTCGACAAAACCACGTTTAAAGCGGGACAGCCGATTGACTTCCGTGTCAAAGCCACCGAAGGCGCACACGGATTCTCCATCGCGGGGACGAACATCAACCAGACGGTGGCGCAGGGGCAGGACCCGGTGGATGTGGTCTGGACACCGGATAAACCGGGGACCTACACCATTCAGTGCGATGTCTACTGCGGGACCGGCCATGGGACGATGCACACGGAGATCACGGTCACGCCGTGA
- a CDS encoding metal-sulfur cluster assembly factor has product MQVTEEMVRGVLTDVLDPEIQIDIVNLGMVYGVDVSEDGKKVTVTMTLTTMGCPIFDDLKEQIIEKVKALPGVEDVEVVLTFDPPWDKEMMSEEAKLVFKYLF; this is encoded by the coding sequence ATGCAGGTGACGGAGGAGATGGTGCGCGGGGTCCTGACCGATGTGCTCGATCCGGAGATTCAAATCGACATCGTCAACCTCGGCATGGTGTACGGCGTGGACGTCTCGGAAGACGGCAAGAAGGTCACGGTCACGATGACGCTCACCACCATGGGTTGCCCGATCTTCGATGACTTGAAAGAGCAGATCATCGAGAAGGTCAAGGCCTTGCCCGGGGTGGAGGACGTGGAGGTCGTTCTGACGTTCGATCCGCCATGGGACAAAGAGATGATGTCCGAAGAGGCGAAGCTCGTATTCAAATATCTGTTCTGA
- the sufU gene encoding Fe-S cluster assembly sulfur transfer protein SufU, translating to MQLDDLYRQVIMDHYQRPRNMGDLERGTVTVDLRNPSCGDEIRLQLLVEDGIVKDVRFRGAGCSISMSSASMMTEAIKGKPVAEALRLSRTFRAMVRGEDVDRTDLGDLEALQGVSKFPARVKCATLAWQALERAVASEDDGAAN from the coding sequence ATGCAATTGGATGATCTGTACCGGCAAGTCATCATGGACCATTATCAGCGACCCCGAAACATGGGGGATCTGGAACGGGGGACGGTCACCGTCGATCTGCGCAATCCGAGTTGCGGAGACGAGATCCGCCTGCAACTGTTGGTCGAGGACGGCATCGTGAAGGACGTGCGCTTCCGCGGTGCCGGTTGTTCCATCTCGATGTCTTCCGCGTCCATGATGACCGAGGCCATCAAAGGCAAGCCGGTTGCGGAAGCCCTCCGCCTGTCGCGCACGTTCCGTGCGATGGTGCGGGGGGAGGACGTGGACAGGACGGATTTGGGAGACCTGGAGGCACTGCAAGGCGTGTCGAAATTTCCCGCGCGCGTCAAGTGCGCGACGCTGGCTTGGCAGGCGCTCGAACGGGCCGTCGCCAGCGAGGACGACGGCGCGGCGAACTGA
- a CDS encoding TlpA family protein disulfide reductase yields MPMRLGTPMPSLEGATEWWHTDGAAPKLEPGKVTLVHFWAVSCHICHETMNDVMAIKEKYESEGLQVVAFHMPRYEEDADADRVKKDVETYHMTQPIGLDHLHKVANAFQNEYVPAFFVFGRDGNLAFRAAGDKGFQKVEPKIREALGLPPEA; encoded by the coding sequence ATGCCGATGCGTTTGGGAACCCCGATGCCGAGCCTGGAAGGCGCAACGGAGTGGTGGCACACCGACGGGGCGGCGCCGAAGCTGGAACCGGGGAAGGTGACCCTGGTGCATTTTTGGGCCGTCTCGTGCCACATCTGCCACGAGACGATGAACGACGTGATGGCCATCAAGGAGAAGTATGAATCGGAAGGGCTTCAGGTGGTGGCGTTCCACATGCCCCGCTACGAGGAGGATGCGGACGCCGACCGGGTCAAGAAGGATGTCGAGACCTACCACATGACGCAGCCGATTGGGCTCGATCACCTGCACAAGGTGGCAAACGCGTTCCAAAACGAGTACGTGCCGGCGTTCTTCGTCTTCGGCCGGGACGGAAATCTCGCCTTTCGCGCTGCGGGCGACAAGGGGTTCCAGAAGGTGGAGCCCAAGATCCGCGAGGCGCTGGGCCTTCCACCCGAGGCGTGA
- a CDS encoding RrF2 family transcriptional regulator, with the protein MKVSRRTEYGLRAMVALAELAGDRRPVSLPTIAEMEGIPEQFLDQIVVKLRKAGFVKSVRGVNGGYLLARPAEEISVGALVRLLEGSLAPIECIGEGVTDPGAVCGRARGCHTRSVWLRVMEALTEALDSITLADVMRDEVTLHEASR; encoded by the coding sequence GTGAAAGTGTCGAGACGGACGGAGTACGGCCTGCGAGCGATGGTGGCGTTGGCGGAGTTGGCGGGGGATCGCCGCCCCGTGTCTTTGCCCACCATCGCGGAGATGGAAGGGATCCCGGAACAGTTTTTGGACCAGATTGTCGTCAAGTTGCGCAAGGCGGGATTCGTGAAAAGCGTGCGGGGGGTCAACGGCGGATACCTGTTGGCTAGACCGGCGGAGGAGATCTCCGTGGGTGCGCTGGTGCGTCTGTTGGAGGGCTCACTGGCGCCGATTGAATGCATCGGGGAAGGCGTCACCGATCCGGGGGCGGTCTGCGGCCGCGCTCGCGGTTGTCATACGCGAAGCGTATGGCTGCGCGTGATGGAGGCGCTGACGGAGGCCTTGGATTCGATCACGCTGGCCGACGTGATGCGGGATGAGGTCACCCTGCACGAAGCATCCCGCTGA
- the sufC gene encoding Fe-S cluster assembly ATPase SufC — protein sequence MAGPLFHIEDLRVSVEDKEIVRGLNLTLKGGEIHAIMGPNGTGKSTLASALMGHPAYEVTGGKVTLDGEDVLEMSVDERARKGMFLAMQYPAEVPGVSNANFIRTALNARLGEGNEIPVMKFHRELQAQMKRLNIDPVFAERYLNEGFSGGEKKRNEILQMVMLKPRVVILDEIDSGLDIDALKIVAEAVNSMRSPEVAFLIITHYQRLLQYIVPDFVHVMMQGRIVRSGGRELAERLEAEGYDWLKHELGIEDETVGVQA from the coding sequence ATGGCTGGTCCGTTGTTTCATATTGAAGATCTACGGGTGAGCGTCGAAGACAAAGAGATCGTCCGCGGTTTGAACTTGACCCTGAAAGGCGGCGAGATTCACGCCATCATGGGTCCGAACGGAACGGGGAAGAGCACGTTGGCGTCCGCGCTGATGGGCCACCCGGCGTACGAGGTCACCGGCGGCAAGGTCACCCTCGACGGTGAGGACGTCCTCGAGATGTCGGTGGATGAGCGGGCCCGCAAGGGCATGTTCCTCGCGATGCAGTATCCGGCCGAGGTACCTGGTGTGTCCAACGCAAACTTCATCCGCACCGCGTTGAACGCGCGGCTCGGAGAGGGAAACGAGATCCCCGTGATGAAGTTCCACCGCGAGTTGCAGGCGCAGATGAAACGGCTCAACATCGATCCGGTCTTCGCCGAACGCTACCTGAACGAAGGGTTCTCCGGCGGTGAGAAGAAGCGCAACGAGATCCTGCAGATGGTCATGCTGAAGCCGCGCGTCGTCATTTTGGACGAGATTGACTCCGGCCTGGACATCGACGCGCTCAAGATCGTCGCGGAAGCCGTCAACTCCATGCGTTCACCGGAGGTGGCATTCCTCATCATCACGCATTACCAGCGCTTGTTGCAGTACATCGTGCCGGATTTTGTGCATGTGATGATGCAGGGCCGCATCGTCCGTTCCGGCGGCCGCGAACTGGCGGAACGTCTCGAGGCAGAGGGATACGACTGGCTGAAACATGAACTGGGCATCGAAGACGAGACCGTCGGAGTGCAGGCGTAA
- a CDS encoding SufB/SufD family protein produces the protein MAEQTTTIVSVTAEELSGRYAEPDWLRKMRAGAWEAFQAAPSPKLEKTDLRDRSWDIGPYPDEAGSPSEEAAAFVGQLAGQAYVHVRNGLAVAVQLPEELAAQGVVMTDLHTAVRDHAELVKVHLGTVVKPDESKWAALNAALWHGGIFVYVPRGVVVDTPVHFVYEETGQAAGGAPRALVIADEHSVLSYVEAFLTAGSQPDKVHTGVTEVIAKAGAKVTAAVAGGYRKGPTNFSVRRAHVGNDASVDWVFADIGDGFSVVLLESDLAGDGSESTVKGIGIGTGRQHLDLTASVLHHGRYSTSDIQLHGAMKDRANAIYRSSTHIYKGSVGAGSEQHDRMLMLDKRARADAIPMLLIDENDVQRCGHAASVGRIDQNQVYYLMSRGIPRSEATKMIIWGYLEPTVQSIPSEVVRTHLVRRINRELEA, from the coding sequence ATGGCGGAACAGACGACCACAATCGTCTCGGTGACGGCGGAAGAACTCTCCGGCCGGTACGCGGAACCCGATTGGTTGCGCAAGATGCGCGCCGGCGCTTGGGAGGCCTTCCAGGCGGCTCCGTCTCCGAAGTTGGAGAAGACGGATCTGCGGGACCGGAGCTGGGATATCGGTCCGTACCCGGACGAGGCGGGAAGCCCTTCGGAAGAAGCGGCGGCCTTCGTCGGCCAGCTCGCCGGCCAGGCGTATGTGCATGTGCGCAACGGTCTGGCGGTCGCCGTCCAGCTCCCGGAGGAGCTGGCAGCCCAGGGCGTTGTGATGACCGACCTGCACACCGCGGTGCGCGATCACGCGGAACTGGTGAAGGTCCACCTCGGCACGGTGGTCAAGCCGGATGAGAGCAAGTGGGCGGCTTTGAATGCGGCCTTGTGGCACGGCGGCATCTTTGTGTATGTGCCGCGGGGCGTGGTGGTGGACACGCCGGTTCACTTTGTCTACGAGGAGACGGGACAGGCCGCTGGCGGTGCGCCGCGCGCCCTCGTCATCGCCGATGAACACAGCGTGTTGTCCTACGTGGAGGCGTTTCTGACCGCCGGCTCGCAGCCGGACAAGGTACACACCGGCGTCACCGAGGTGATTGCCAAGGCTGGAGCGAAAGTGACGGCGGCGGTGGCCGGCGGGTATCGCAAGGGACCGACGAACTTCTCCGTGCGGCGGGCACACGTGGGCAACGATGCGTCGGTGGATTGGGTGTTCGCGGACATCGGCGACGGGTTTTCCGTGGTGTTGTTGGAGAGCGATCTGGCGGGCGACGGATCGGAATCGACCGTCAAAGGCATCGGCATCGGCACGGGCCGGCAGCATCTGGATCTGACGGCGAGCGTTCTGCACCACGGCCGGTACTCGACGAGCGACATCCAGCTGCACGGTGCCATGAAGGATCGGGCCAACGCGATATACCGCAGTTCAACGCACATTTACAAGGGTTCGGTCGGCGCGGGAAGCGAGCAGCACGACCGGATGTTGATGCTCGACAAACGGGCGCGCGCCGACGCCATTCCGATGCTGCTCATCGACGAGAACGATGTCCAGCGCTGCGGCCATGCGGCGAGCGTGGGACGAATTGACCAGAACCAGGTGTACTACTTGATGTCCCGCGGCATCCCCCGTTCAGAGGCGACGAAGATGATCATCTGGGGGTACCTGGAGCCCACGGTGCAGAGCATACCGTCCGAGGTGGTTCGAACGCACCTGGTGCGCCGCATCAACAGGGAGTTGGAAGCATGA
- the sufB gene encoding Fe-S cluster assembly protein SufB yields the protein MAKVLPELEEYQYGFRDRDISVVKFQKGLSRKVVEEISMMKNEPGWMTDFRLRALDIFYQKPMPSWGADLSELDFDDITYYVKPTEKKGKSWEEVPQEIKNTFDRLGIPEAEQKFLAGVSAQYESEVVYHSMRTDFEKLGILFTDTDTALREYPEIFKEYFGTVIPPEDNKFAALNSAVWSGGSFIYVPKGVKCEVPLQAYFRINSENMGQFERTLIIADEDSFVHYVEGCTAPIYSSNSLHSAVVEIIVKDRARVRYTTIQNWAPNIYNLVTKRAVAYKDATMEWVDGNIGSKVTMKYPSVYLMGEGAKGMVLSIAVAGRNQHQDTGAKMVHMAPNTTSTIVSKSISKHGGKTTYRGLASFGPNAVAAKANVKCDTLILDDDSTSDTIPYNEIRNDDVTLEHEASVSKVSEEQLFYLMSRGISEEDATRMIVMGFIEPFTRELPMEYAVEMNRLIKFEMEGSIG from the coding sequence ATGGCGAAAGTGCTGCCCGAACTGGAGGAGTACCAATACGGTTTTCGCGACCGGGACATCTCCGTGGTGAAGTTCCAGAAGGGACTCTCGCGCAAGGTCGTCGAGGAAATCTCGATGATGAAAAACGAACCCGGGTGGATGACCGACTTCCGCCTGCGCGCACTCGACATCTTTTACCAGAAGCCGATGCCGAGCTGGGGTGCCGACCTGAGTGAACTGGACTTCGACGACATCACGTATTATGTGAAGCCGACGGAGAAGAAGGGCAAGTCCTGGGAAGAGGTGCCCCAGGAGATCAAGAACACCTTCGATCGCCTTGGCATTCCGGAAGCGGAGCAAAAGTTCCTGGCCGGCGTATCCGCGCAGTACGAATCCGAAGTGGTCTACCACTCGATGCGCACGGACTTCGAAAAACTGGGCATCCTGTTTACGGATACGGATACGGCGCTGCGCGAGTATCCGGAGATCTTCAAGGAGTACTTCGGCACCGTGATCCCGCCGGAGGACAACAAGTTTGCGGCGCTCAACAGCGCGGTGTGGTCGGGTGGCAGTTTCATCTACGTCCCCAAAGGTGTCAAGTGCGAGGTGCCGCTGCAGGCGTATTTCCGCATCAACTCGGAGAACATGGGCCAGTTCGAGCGTACCCTCATCATCGCCGATGAGGACAGCTTCGTGCACTACGTGGAGGGTTGCACGGCGCCGATCTACAGCAGCAACTCGCTGCACAGTGCCGTGGTGGAGATCATCGTCAAGGACCGGGCACGCGTGCGTTACACCACCATCCAAAACTGGGCGCCGAACATCTATAATCTGGTCACGAAGCGCGCCGTGGCGTACAAGGACGCGACCATGGAGTGGGTCGACGGCAACATCGGCTCGAAGGTGACGATGAAGTACCCGAGCGTGTACCTGATGGGCGAGGGCGCGAAGGGGATGGTGCTGTCGATCGCGGTGGCCGGCCGCAACCAGCACCAGGACACGGGGGCGAAGATGGTGCACATGGCGCCGAATACCACGTCCACCATCGTCTCCAAGTCCATCAGCAAGCACGGCGGCAAGACCACCTATCGCGGCCTGGCGAGCTTCGGGCCGAACGCCGTAGCCGCGAAGGCGAATGTCAAGTGTGACACCCTGATCCTCGACGACGACTCGACGTCCGACACCATCCCGTACAACGAGATCCGCAACGACGACGTCACCCTCGAGCACGAGGCGAGCGTGTCGAAGGTCAGCGAAGAGCAGCTGTTCTATCTCATGAGCCGCGGCATCTCCGAAGAGGACGCGACGCGCATGATCGTCATGGGCTTCATCGAGCCGTTCACGCGGGAGCTGCCGATGGAGTACGCGGTGGAGATGAACCGGCTGATCAAGTTTGAGATGGAAGGTTCCATCGGTTGA
- a CDS encoding non-heme iron oxygenase ferredoxin subunit: MAWVSVARVDEVPPGHMIKVTVDGDDLAVYHTDEGFFATSDVCTHATASLSSGKLNGCIVTCPKHGGKFDVRTGAAVALPCVFPVETYPVEVRGEEIWLDV; encoded by the coding sequence ATGGCGTGGGTGAGCGTGGCCCGGGTGGACGAGGTGCCCCCCGGGCACATGATCAAGGTGACCGTCGACGGGGACGACCTCGCGGTGTACCATACAGATGAAGGGTTCTTCGCGACATCGGACGTGTGCACGCACGCAACGGCGTCACTGTCCAGCGGCAAACTGAACGGGTGCATCGTCACCTGCCCCAAGCACGGGGGCAAGTTCGATGTCCGAACGGGGGCTGCGGTGGCGTTGCCGTGCGTGTTCCCAGTCGAGACGTATCCGGTCGAGGTGCGCGGCGAGGAGATCTGGCTGGACGTGTGA